The Drosophila teissieri strain GT53w chromosome X, Prin_Dtei_1.1, whole genome shotgun sequence genome has a segment encoding these proteins:
- the LOC122623399 gene encoding homeobox protein prospero, producing MDSSSEQLNGSGALNFKRPKDSSENATNSHTNNGNSSGSPKMGSRRIFTPHFKLQVLESYRNDNDCKGNQRATARKYNIHRRQIQKWLQCESNLRSSVANNQQQQQQQQQQQQQQQQQLLPQQSVSPTPAVKVFHQLSHPLVHQLHHHHAAAVGHHHHHAAHHHAAHHHHAAAAAAAAAAAAAAAAAHHHAAHHLLAANGMVPHPLAAHPHLHVPVAMHPQMQHPKEQQQHQLQQEQQQQDQQQQHQQQETPATIATNGSNQGASSALSAAKIAAVVAAAMATSNGNPTPTATIPASSSSNSNTLPSSSNNNNSSSGSSSNNCNSNQVPIQVPILSGSPGSTSSASHIPHMPYAYHHHHHGYLENRLEAVATPAPMDLSLGSSARRQMQLNDKDPSGVDLTFRKRKVITSPMQPDKISKLEEVIKKEPETETETENENEDVEVDVDVETEQPEQPEEHKLPSKQVKLFKPYLLDDDEEQDHHHHHHHHHRQEDLDEGAAEEEHDDEEDESRYADDDEVDAKESADKKQRRLKKKPAAINEQREPIIWSNHPYPGGCASPGSSITSSFQCPTNVQQQQTQTQTFPVAGGSPNQQFQDNCSSSKATTPLSPFSAPALSPTGFCCPKGSPVSGYESSSSTYSDSGSNYSLNLQLHAVYNDNLMYMQQQQQQQQQQQQHHLQHQQHLQRWLDQESLANARTSSVSRPLILVPDTAPTNLTLVA from the coding sequence ATGGATAGCAGCAGCGAACAGTTGAACGGCTCGGGAGCTTTGAATTTCAAGCGGCCCAAGGATTCTTCGGAGAATGCCACAAACAGCCACACAAACAACGGCAATTCCTCGGGCAGCCCCAAGATGGGAAGTCGTCGCATTTTCACGCCCCACTTTAAGCTGCAAGTCCTCGAATCGTACAGGAATGACAATGATTGCAAGGGCAATCAGAGGGCCACGGCCAGGAAATACAATATTCACCGTCGGCAAATCCAAAAATGGTTGCAGTGCGAGTCAAATTTGCGCTCATCGGTGGCCAAcaatcagcaacagcagcaacagcaacagcagcagcagcaacagcagcagcagcaactactCCCGCAGCAATCGGTATCGCCGACACCGGCGGTCAAGGTGTTCCATCAGCTGAGCCATCCGCTGGTGCATCAGTTGCATCACCATCATGCCGCCGCGGTgggtcatcatcatcatcatgccGCCCACCATCATGCcgcccatcatcatcatgcggcagcagcagcggcggcagcagcagcggcagcagcagcagcagcagcccacCATCATGCCGCCCACCATTTGCTGGCGGCCAATGGCATGGTTCCCCACCCACTGGCCGCCCATCCACACTTGCATGTCCCGGTGGCAATGCATCCTCAAATGCAGCATccgaaggagcagcagcagcaccagttgcagcaggagcagcagcaacaggatcagcagcagcagcatcaacagcaggAGACACCGGCAACCATTGCCACAAACGGCAGCAATCAGGGAGCCTCGAGTGCCCTTTCGGCGGCCAAAATagccgctgttgttgccgccgccaTGGCTACCAGCAATGGCAATCCCACACCGACAGCAACAATCCCCgccagtagcagcagcaacagtaacaCATTGCCGAGcagcagtaacaacaacaacagcagcagcggcagcagcagcaacaactgcaacagcaaccaaGTGCCAATACAAGTGCCAATCCTGAGTGGATCCCCGGGATCCACGTCGTCAGCCAGTCACATTCCACACATGCCCTATGCctaccatcaccatcaccatggCTATCTGGAGAATCGACTGGAGGCGGTTGCCACACCAGCGCCCATGGACCTCTCCCTCGGATCCTCTGCCCGCCGTCAAATGCAGCTGAACGATAAGGATCCATCTGGTGTGGATCtcaccttccgcaagcgtaAGGTCATCACTAGTCCGATGCAGCCGGATAAGATCAGTAAGCTGGAGGAGGTGATCAAGAAGGAGCccgaaacggaaacggaaacggagaacgagaacgaggatgtggaggtggacgtggatgtggagaCGGAGCAGCCGGAACAGCCGGAGGAGCACAAGCTGCCCTCCAAACAGGTGAAGCTCTTCAAGCCCTATTTGCTGGACGATGATGAGGAGCaggatcatcatcatcaccatcaccatcaccatagGCAAGAGGATTTGGATGAGGGCGCTGCCGAGGAGGAgcacgacgacgaggaggacgaatCCCGCTATGCCGACGATGATGAGGTGGACGCCAAGGAGTCGGCCGACAAGAAACAGCGTCGCCTCAAGAAGAAGCCAGCGGCCATCAACGAACAAAGGGAGCCCATCATCTGGAGCAATCATCCGTATCCCGGTGGCTGTGCATCGCCCGGCAGTTCGATCACCAGCAGCTTTCAGTGCCCCACCAatgtgcaacagcagcagacgcAGACGCAGACATTTCCCGTCGCCGGCGGGAGTCCTAATCAGCAATTTCAGGAcaactgcagctccagcaaAGCCACCACGCCCCTCAGCCCATTCTCGGCGCCCGCCCTCTCGCCCACCGGCTTCTGCTGCCCCAAAGGATCGCCCGTTTCCGGTTACGAGAGCAGCTCATCCACCTacagcgacagcggcagcaactACAGCCTCAATCTCCAGCTGCATGCCGTCTACAACGACAATCTGATGtacatgcagcagcagcagcagcagcagcaacagcagcagcagcatcacctgcaacatcagcaacaccTGCAGCGCTGGCTGGATCAGGAGTCCTTGGCCAATGCGAGGACCTCATCGGTCAGCCGACCGTTGATCCTCGTGCCGGATactgcgcccacaaacctgaCCCTGGTGGCCTAA